One window from the genome of Nicotiana tomentosiformis chromosome 5, ASM39032v3, whole genome shotgun sequence encodes:
- the LOC138893153 gene encoding uncharacterized protein, whose amino-acid sequence MDMSTYNTKFCNLDRYAPYLVPTQEDRVQRFVDGLVGRLYIAVSPQMKTLSYSDTVDLTRKIKTKDVMSVQPVIYVSRPRHGDLSVASLVKIVEQEVRDNNNKVLIQGHTCLHSPYTYHITEKLGYNLRDCPQPLSNFNQASIHSVAPTQTTRNTSGVAGFLGLLAIVNDKIEETISIENVPVVREFFNVFPEDLPRLPPVREIEFGVDMPPDTQPISIPPYRMAPVELRELKQQLRDFLDKGFIRLSVSP is encoded by the exons ATGGATATGTCAACATATAATACCAAGTTTTGTAATTTGGATAGATATGCTCCTTACTTAGTGCCTACCCAAGAAGATCGAGTTCAGAGGTTTGTTGATGGATTGGTTGGTCGTCTATACATTGCAGTATCCCCACAGATGAAGACTTTGTCCTACTCTGATACAGTCGATCTTACTAGAAAGATTAAAACAAAGGACGTGATGAGCGTGCAGCCAGTGATTTATGTAAGTAGGCCAAGACATGGGGATCTTTCAGTGGCAAGTTTAGTGAAAATCGTAGAGCAAGAAGTCAGGGACAATAACAACAAGGTTCTCATACAGGGACACACTTGTCTTCATAGTCCGTATACATACCACATTACAGAGAAG TTAGGATATAACTTGAGGGATTGCCCTCAGCCTTTGAGTAATTTCAACCAGGCTTCTATTCATTCAGTTGCACCTACTCAGACTACTCGTAATACTTCAGGTGTTGCAG GTTTCTTAGGTCTCTTAGCTATTGTAAATGATAAAATAGAGGAAACAATTAGTATAGAAAATGTACCAGTAGTGAGAGAATTTTTTAATGTATTTCCTGAGGATTTACCACGATTGCCTCCAGTACGAGAAATAGAATTTGGTGTTGATATGCCACCTGACACACAACCCATATCAATACCTCCATATCGAATGGCACCAGTAGAGCTGAGGGAGCTAAAGCAACAGTTGCGGGATTTTttagataagggttttattaGACTTAGTGTATCACCCTAG